A stretch of Desulfitobacterium dichloroeliminans LMG P-21439 DNA encodes these proteins:
- the prmC gene encoding peptide chain release factor N(5)-glutamine methyltransferase, translating into MRIVDALLWGEQELKLAQVENPRWDADLLLGYILKLRREQLYLGRDQLLAPDQEVAFAQVIERRVKREPLQYILRHQEFMGLDFYVDKRVLIPRADSEILVEKVLELKRAWSPTKDGSPPAIVDLCTGSGALAISVAHYWPEARVVGTDLSPNALAVARLNSERLGVRVEWREGDFLAPIRGQSWDIIISNPPYIAEGEYTELAPEIAEEPRMAFLGGVDGLDFYRELAREAPALLKASGRIIVEIGWQQSVPVTRFLQELGLTTEVFQDLGGRDRVVFARCE; encoded by the coding sequence ATGCGTATCGTTGATGCCCTTTTATGGGGAGAGCAAGAATTAAAGCTGGCCCAAGTGGAAAATCCGCGCTGGGATGCGGATCTCCTGCTTGGGTATATTCTTAAGCTAAGGCGTGAACAACTTTATCTGGGTAGAGACCAATTGCTTGCTCCTGACCAAGAGGTTGCCTTTGCCCAAGTCATCGAACGCCGGGTCAAGCGAGAGCCTCTCCAGTATATTCTAAGGCACCAGGAATTTATGGGGCTTGATTTTTATGTGGATAAAAGAGTTCTTATCCCTAGAGCAGATAGCGAGATTCTAGTGGAAAAGGTTCTAGAATTAAAAAGAGCGTGGAGCCCCACTAAGGATGGAAGCCCTCCTGCTATCGTCGACCTTTGTACGGGTAGCGGTGCTTTGGCTATTAGTGTTGCTCATTATTGGCCTGAGGCTCGAGTTGTGGGAACGGATCTATCGCCTAATGCACTTGCCGTGGCTCGCCTAAATAGTGAACGGCTTGGGGTTCGGGTCGAGTGGCGAGAGGGAGATTTTCTGGCCCCGATTCGTGGCCAAAGCTGGGATATCATCATTAGTAATCCCCCCTATATTGCCGAAGGCGAATATACTGAACTCGCCCCGGAGATTGCCGAAGAACCGAGGATGGCCTTTCTTGGGGGTGTGGATGGTTTGGATTTTTATCGGGAACTGGCTAGAGAAGCACCCGCTTTGCTTAAAGCCAGTGGAAGGATCATAGTGGAAATCGGGTGGCAGCAGAGTGTACCGGTCACACGATTTCTTCAAGAACTGGGTCTCACTACTGAGGTTTTTCAAGATTTAGGCGGGAGAGATCGGGTAGTTTTCGCGAGGTGTGAATAA